CGCGGCCGAAGCGGCTGGTCGCGGCGATGTCCTGTTCGCTGACCCCGGCACGCGGGAAGACGCCCAGCCAGCGATCCTGCTTGGCGGTGAGCATCCAGCGCGGGGTGGTGAAGAAGGTGGCCAGACTGTTGCCCTGGTCGATCAGCGCCGCATGATCGCAGTGGCGTGCGCCGGCATCGGCGAGCAGTTGTTTGACGTGTTCGTGGGCCATCAGCCACATGTTGCGGCAGGCGGTGACGGTGATGACCGGGGTGTCCTTGAGCAGCCGGCGGCCTTGCTCGGATTTGAGGAAACCGGTGATCGGCGGGGCGGGCGAGAGGTACCAGACGGTGTAGGCGAGGATGATCGCATCGTAGCGGACATCCGGCTTCAGGCCGAAGGGGCGCAGCGCCGGTGGATCGAGATAAACCGATTCCGGAAACGCGTCGAGGAAGGTGAAAAACCCCCACGGGAACGGATAGGGCGGGTCCGGCTCAAGGCGCAGATAGTCGACCTGGACATCTTCGGCAGCCTCCAGCGGGGCGACGACGTTGCGCGCCACACGTTCGAGCTGACCGGACTGGGAGTAATAGACGACGAGGATGTTATGCACGTTAGTGTGTGGTTACTGCATGGGGTCGCTGCCGGAACTGTATTGTGTCTCTCAGGCAGTTGAGCCCTAAGCCCCTTCAAGTGAGGTGGTATGGTACTATTTTTCGGATTGATTGCTAATTGTCCAATTCACCTATTTATTACCTGTTGTCGCTTTAGGGGGAAGCATGGCCGAGATGTCCGGGCTGGAGCGTGAAGTCGCAGCACTGATCGTGAACACGCTCAATCTTGAAGAAGTCGGCGTTGACGAGATCGACCCGGTGCAGCCGCTGTTCCGCGAGGGACTGGGGTTGGATTCCATCGATGCGCTCGAGCTGGCGCTGGCCATTTCCAAGCGTTACGGCTTTCAGCTCAAGTCCGACGACAGCCAGAATCAGCAGATCTTCGCCTCCCTGCGCGCCCTGAGCCAGCACATCGAGCAAAACCGGGTCACCTGACGGGTAGCCGCGATGCGTCTCTGGCCGTTGCTGTTGGTGGCATATCCCCTGACCGTCCATCTCAGCGTAATTTATGGCTACCCGCTTCCGGCCACCCTGCTGCTGGTCACGCTGCTGGCCATCAGCCTGATGCGCGCCGTGGTGGTGCGCAACCGCAACAGTCTGATCTTTCTCGCTATTTATATTCTCGCCACGCTGGCGATGTTCGAGTTCGCCGGGCTGCACGGCACCCTGTTCCTGCCGCCGGTGGCCATGAATGCCGCGGTGGCGTTGTTCTTCGCCCGTTCGCTGATGCCCGGCCATACCGATCTCATCACCCAGATCGCGCTCCAGGTGCGCCCCGACCGGGCGCCTCACGTGTTGCGCTATACCCGCCGCGTAAGCTGGGCGTGGATGTGGTTCGCGGCCGCCATGGCGCTGCTGTCCGCCGGCCTGGCCGCCTACGCGCCGCTCGAGGTCTGGTCGCTGTTTACCAATTTTCTCAACTACCTGTTGCTGGTGATCTTCTTCGTGGTCGAATTGGGATTGCGCCGCCTGGTATTGCGCGGGGAACCCCAATCGGGGCTGCGTGACACGCTGCGCGCCCTGGCCCGGATCGATTACCGGCAAGTTTTTCTGACGTGACGTGCCTGCCCCTGCTCAACGCGCCGCGGCTGGACGCGCCGCTCGCCTGGTACGGCGGGCGATTCGTCTCCCGGGGTGAGTATCTGGCTCACGTACGGGCCGCCGCCGCACGCCTGCCCGACAACCGCTATGCGGTGAACCTGTGTGTCGATCGCTACCATTTCATGGTGGCCTTCGGCGCGCTGCTGCTGCGCGGGCAGACCGGCCTGCTGCCCCCCAGTCACGCCCCCCAGGTGATCGATGAGATCGCCCGCGAATACGACGCCTACTGCCTGGCCGATCAGGTTCTGGACAGCCTGGCCGAGCCGCCCGCCCAACTCGACTTCGGCGAAGCCGGGGTATGGGACGGACCGGTGCCGGAAATCTCGGCGGAACAGATCGCGGCCGTGCTGTTCACCTCCGGCAGCACCGGCAAGGCCCAGCCCTATCCCAAGAGCTGGGGCCAGCTGGTCGCCGGCACCGAGGTGGCCTTGCAGCGCTTCGGACTGATGCAGACCCCGCGCCACATCGTCGCCACCGTGCCGGCCCAGCATTCCTACGGGCTCGAATCCACGGTGCTGTACGCGCTGCTCGGCGCCTGTACGGTGCACGCCGGACGGCCGTTTTATCCCGAGGATGTCCGGGCCGCCCTGGCCGGCCAGCCGGCGCCGCGCGTGCTGGTGACCACGCCGGTGCATTTGCGCGCCTGCGCGGGCGCGGCGCTGGACTGGCCCGAGATGGACTACATCATTTCCGCGACTGCGCCGCTGGCGGAGGATCTGGCGCAGGCGGTGGAGCAGAGCTTCGGCTGCCCCCTGTACGAGATCTATGGTTGCAGCGAGGCGGGCGCCATCGCCAGCCGCCGTACCCTCACGGATTCCGCCTGGCAACTGTACGATGGATTGAAGCTGACCCAGGACGGCGACGAAGCGTGTGTCGAGGCAGATTACCTGCCGACCCCGCAGCCGCTGGCCGACTATATTCGTATCGCCGCGGGCGGGCGTTTCGAACTGCTCGGACGCAAGGCCGATCTGGTGAACATCGCCGGCAAGCGGGCTGCGCTGGGAGAGCTCAACCATCGCCTGCTGGCCATCGACGGCGTCGAGGACGGGGTCTTCGTACTGCCGGACGACGACGGCGTCCGCCTGGCCGCCCTGGCCGTGGCGCCCGGACTCAGCGAGGCCGACATTCTGAAAGCCCTGGGGCGCAGCCTCGACCCGGTGTTTTTGCC
This window of the Gammaproteobacteria bacterium genome carries:
- a CDS encoding phosphopantetheine-binding protein, translated to MAEMSGLEREVAALIVNTLNLEEVGVDEIDPVQPLFREGLGLDSIDALELALAISKRYGFQLKSDDSQNQQIFASLRALSQHIEQNRVT
- a CDS encoding ketosynthase yields the protein MRLWPLLLVAYPLTVHLSVIYGYPLPATLLLVTLLAISLMRAVVVRNRNSLIFLAIYILATLAMFEFAGLHGTLFLPPVAMNAAVALFFARSLMPGHTDLITQIALQVRPDRAPHVLRYTRRVSWAWMWFAAAMALLSAGLAAYAPLEVWSLFTNFLNYLLLVIFFVVELGLRRLVLRGEPQSGLRDTLRALARIDYRQVFLT
- a CDS encoding dialkylresorcinol condensing enzyme, which gives rise to MHNILVVYYSQSGQLERVARNVVAPLEAAEDVQVDYLRLEPDPPYPFPWGFFTFLDAFPESVYLDPPALRPFGLKPDVRYDAIILAYTVWYLSPAPPITGFLKSEQGRRLLKDTPVITVTACRNMWLMAHEHVKQLLADAGARHCDHAALIDQGNSLATFFTTPRWMLTAKQDRWLGVFPRAGVSEQDIAATSRFGRAMLAALRNGELDGSRPVLTGLGAVRMDDRLLASERIARRSFLIWGRLLRRLGGPGSARRKPVLVIYVVFLVTMLLVVVPPSMLIRTLLRPFARERIARERSYFEQPSGSGTERINEFSA